The proteins below are encoded in one region of Paenarthrobacter ilicis:
- a CDS encoding Rv3654c family TadE-like protein, which translates to MKVIRRSGGSEAGTAGQATVSSESGSGTLLALGLGTVVIAMLVGVLLLAQAGVLASRAASAADLAALAGADAARGLSAGEPCAVAAEVAGRQHATLSTCAVVAGEQVEVTTEIPHPLRWGVATGRAKAGPPP; encoded by the coding sequence GTGAAAGTAATCCGCAGGAGCGGTGGGTCGGAAGCCGGGACCGCCGGTCAGGCCACGGTCAGTTCCGAAAGCGGCTCCGGAACCCTCCTCGCCCTTGGCCTGGGGACGGTGGTGATAGCGATGCTGGTTGGAGTCCTGCTGTTGGCGCAGGCGGGGGTCCTGGCTTCCCGTGCCGCTTCGGCGGCGGATCTCGCGGCATTGGCCGGGGCCGATGCGGCCCGCGGCCTGTCCGCGGGGGAGCCGTGTGCCGTGGCTGCGGAAGTGGCCGGACGTCAGCATGCCACCTTGAGCACGTGTGCAGTGGTGGCGGGTGAGCAAGTGGAAGTTACCACGGAGATACCGCATCCGCTCCGGTGGGGCGTGGCGACAGGGCGAGCCAAGGCTGGGCCTCCTCCATAG
- a CDS encoding TadE family type IV pilus minor pilin: protein MKAAPAGTVACAAAAASAAAIASAAAIASAAGGVPGFRGCRGTGANQRGAVTAEFAVALPAVVLLLAMLLAGGAAGITQLRLEEAVRAGARASARGEAPAAVEGIVRRLAGDAVIPGLAVEGQWLTVTASSPVGGALGSLVPWTLTASASAIAERDLPWTLTASASAIAERDLR from the coding sequence GTGAAAGCCGCGCCTGCCGGCACCGTCGCTTGTGCCGCGGCCGCCGCCTCTGCCGCGGCCATCGCTTCTGCCGCGGCCATCGCTTCTGCCGCGGGAGGGGTGCCGGGTTTTAGGGGATGCCGCGGCACCGGTGCAAACCAGCGCGGTGCGGTCACGGCGGAGTTTGCGGTGGCTTTACCAGCGGTGGTGCTGCTCCTGGCCATGTTGCTGGCGGGAGGTGCCGCGGGTATCACCCAACTTCGTCTCGAAGAAGCTGTGAGGGCGGGAGCCAGGGCATCGGCCCGCGGTGAGGCCCCTGCCGCCGTGGAAGGGATCGTGAGACGGCTGGCCGGGGACGCGGTGATCCCGGGTCTCGCCGTTGAAGGACAGTGGCTCACAGTTACTGCATCTTCACCCGTGGGCGGGGCTTTGGGGTCGTTGGTGCCGTGGACCCTCACCGCCTCCGCCTCTGCCATTGCGGAGAGGGACCTGCCGTGGACCCTCACCGCCTCCGCCTCTGCCATTGCGGAGAGGGACCTGCGGTGA
- a CDS encoding type II secretion system F family protein, producing the protein MAGSFPLLMVLILVMASIICCSDAARNAGARRRWLVMHGRSQAVAHPGDAPESARLDGTPDGLGDTAMMLELVASMLDAGAGIGRSLELIARCSHPTVATSLRPVVAALAMGADWGTAWGSPVPYPPEVARLKEALAFAALTGAPSAAILYAQAARERREQFRAAEKRAAALGVKLVVPLGLCSLPAFICLGIVPVLIAMVPAG; encoded by the coding sequence ATGGCAGGCTCCTTCCCGCTTCTGATGGTCCTCATCCTGGTGATGGCATCCATCATTTGCTGTTCGGATGCGGCTCGAAATGCAGGTGCCAGGCGGCGCTGGCTGGTGATGCACGGACGATCGCAGGCTGTGGCGCATCCTGGGGATGCCCCGGAATCCGCGCGCCTTGACGGGACTCCTGATGGGCTTGGCGATACTGCCATGATGCTGGAGTTGGTGGCGTCCATGCTGGATGCCGGGGCGGGTATTGGGAGGTCGCTTGAGCTCATAGCCCGTTGCTCACACCCGACCGTGGCCACATCTCTGAGACCCGTTGTAGCTGCTCTGGCCATGGGCGCCGACTGGGGGACCGCCTGGGGGTCTCCCGTGCCCTACCCGCCGGAGGTAGCACGGCTGAAGGAAGCACTCGCTTTTGCAGCCCTGACAGGAGCGCCATCGGCAGCCATTCTCTACGCGCAGGCCGCGCGTGAGCGGAGGGAGCAGTTCCGGGCGGCGGAGAAGAGGGCGGCGGCCTTGGGCGTGAAACTCGTGGTGCCGCTGGGTCTTTGCTCCCTGCCCGCCTTCATCTGCTTGGGAATTGTGCCCGTGCTGATCGCCATGGTGCCTGCCGGTTGA
- a CDS encoding type II secretion system F family protein, which produces MQSPTLRQRIRQSVEGSNAAGAATALSEESKAVLAAARAASAVGASPAAAIRSSTARSYPRRGSSERRVWMEIAACLEVAETSGCPLADLLTRFAAQLVAEEDAEAARQTALAGPKATVKLLSWLPVLGLVLGMALGVDPVGILLQNIVGVATFGTGIMLTVAGRVWSSRLVAAAAGGT; this is translated from the coding sequence ATGCAGAGCCCAACCCTGCGGCAACGGATCAGGCAGTCCGTGGAAGGGTCGAATGCCGCCGGTGCTGCAACTGCGTTGTCGGAGGAATCCAAGGCAGTGCTTGCAGCAGCCCGCGCCGCGTCCGCCGTGGGTGCCTCTCCTGCCGCAGCAATCCGGTCCTCCACCGCCCGGAGTTACCCCCGACGTGGCAGCTCCGAGCGGCGTGTGTGGATGGAAATCGCAGCGTGCCTGGAGGTAGCCGAGACCAGCGGCTGCCCCCTGGCAGACCTGCTCACCCGCTTCGCCGCCCAATTGGTTGCGGAGGAGGACGCCGAGGCCGCACGTCAAACAGCTCTCGCCGGTCCCAAGGCCACGGTGAAGCTGCTGTCCTGGCTCCCCGTCCTGGGGCTGGTCCTTGGCATGGCCCTGGGCGTAGATCCGGTGGGAATTCTCCTGCAGAACATCGTGGGCGTGGCAACCTTCGGCACGGGAATCATGCTGACCGTGGCCGGGCGTGTGTGGTCATCGCGGTTGGTGGCTGCTGCTGCGGGAGGAACCTGA
- a CDS encoding TadA family conjugal transfer-associated ATPase: protein MSGTSRSSADSSRKQGRRLDAVLLETVRESVLAGAGPVTASTVAAAVQASGKLLGAAGALEAAESINAELNGLGPLQQLAQDPAVTDIFVNGPESVWFDRGRGLERSTVHFDTEQQIKSLAMRLISAGGRRLDDGSPCVDVRLNGGYRVHAVLAPISTAGTLLSVRIRREEVFTLAELRAGAMFPQEVEAVLRAIMSRKLSFLISGATGSGKTTLLSTMLGLSHPAERLVLIEDAAELNPVHPHVVTLESRHGNLEGGGALDLGELVRQALRMRPDRLIVGECRGAEVRELLTALNTGHTGGGGTIHANTAEAVPARLVALGALAGLSAEAVRLQVSSALDVVIHVDRTPRGRRITSIGVLTDSPEGQKVSPALSCGFAGSAPEPGVAYGPAWPELATRLGLTDSSGGAPGARRSGRHSGQPTRGNSVLA from the coding sequence CTGTCCGGGACTTCGCGCTCCTCCGCAGATTCCAGCCGCAAGCAGGGGAGGAGGCTGGACGCCGTTCTACTCGAAACTGTCAGGGAGTCCGTCCTGGCAGGCGCCGGACCAGTGACTGCTTCCACTGTGGCCGCCGCCGTTCAGGCGAGCGGAAAGTTGTTGGGCGCCGCTGGAGCATTGGAGGCAGCAGAGTCGATCAATGCCGAACTCAACGGGCTCGGACCGCTCCAACAACTGGCCCAGGATCCTGCGGTGACGGACATCTTTGTCAATGGGCCGGAATCAGTGTGGTTTGATCGCGGGCGGGGACTCGAACGGTCTACGGTTCATTTCGACACCGAACAACAGATCAAGTCACTGGCCATGCGCTTGATCTCCGCTGGTGGGCGTCGGCTGGATGATGGTTCGCCGTGCGTGGATGTCCGGCTGAACGGGGGCTACCGCGTTCATGCGGTGCTGGCTCCCATCTCCACAGCGGGCACCTTGTTGTCCGTCCGCATCCGCCGTGAAGAGGTCTTTACTTTGGCTGAACTCAGGGCCGGCGCCATGTTTCCGCAGGAAGTGGAGGCGGTACTTCGCGCCATCATGTCCCGGAAACTGAGCTTCCTGATCAGCGGAGCCACGGGATCGGGGAAGACAACGCTGCTTTCCACCATGCTCGGCCTCAGCCACCCTGCGGAGCGGCTGGTTCTGATCGAAGACGCTGCGGAGCTGAACCCCGTTCACCCCCACGTTGTCACTCTCGAATCACGCCACGGAAACCTTGAAGGCGGCGGTGCTTTGGATCTCGGTGAGCTGGTGCGCCAAGCCCTTCGCATGCGGCCGGACAGGCTCATTGTGGGTGAGTGCCGCGGGGCAGAAGTCCGGGAATTGTTGACGGCCCTGAACACCGGACACACTGGCGGTGGCGGGACCATCCATGCGAACACTGCCGAGGCCGTGCCCGCGAGGCTGGTGGCTCTTGGAGCCCTTGCCGGGCTGAGCGCCGAAGCAGTGCGGCTGCAGGTTTCCAGTGCACTGGACGTCGTGATCCATGTGGACCGTACCCCGCGGGGCCGCAGGATCACTTCCATTGGCGTACTCACTGACTCCCCTGAGGGGCAGAAAGTCTCACCGGCGCTCAGTTGTGGTTTTGCGGGATCAGCCCCTGAGCCGGGTGTTGCCTACGGGCCGGCCTGGCCGGAGCTCGCCACCCGGCTGGGGCTCACAGACAGCAGCGGCGGAGCGCCTGGGGCGCGGCGAAGTGGACGCCACTCCGGACAACCCACCCGCGGAAACTCAGTGCTGGCATGA
- the ssd gene encoding septum site-determining protein Ssd, producing the protein MSMENSRRRNNNRHAGVVSESQWLPPVTVRTLLVSSDAYLQEEAKRIVAAAGGELWIAADEDAATRHWDSSDVVLVGSDIKELPPRRRPPTVLLGRNGEGDSLWGKATALGAERVAVLPDAAAWLAEYLLITGSPEPGGVVTGVIGGCGGAGASTTAVWLAQAAAAHGISTLLVDGDPWGGGLELAVTDHDVPGLRWPDFAETVGSIDPTQFRDSLPVVGGFSCLSWPGTPEAFGIPGSRAVEAVMDAARRGFELTVVDVGRDSECIMGFAWGCDTMLLQCLAYLKPAVAAARVLSLMPYTDAGLLIRGNASASVDPVMIAESLGVPLKGVVPEVRGVPEGMEAGRLLDFGRRKQVRRFADAVLNLPRDGAAPETGFGVKGAGPEVKGRGR; encoded by the coding sequence ATGAGCATGGAGAACAGCAGGCGACGGAACAACAACAGGCACGCAGGAGTGGTTTCGGAGAGTCAGTGGCTGCCGCCGGTCACGGTCCGCACTCTTTTGGTTTCCAGCGATGCCTATCTTCAGGAAGAAGCCAAACGGATTGTGGCGGCTGCCGGCGGCGAATTATGGATTGCCGCGGACGAGGACGCCGCAACCCGCCACTGGGACAGCTCGGATGTGGTCCTGGTGGGGAGCGATATCAAGGAGTTGCCCCCGCGAAGGCGGCCGCCCACGGTTCTGCTCGGCAGGAACGGCGAAGGAGACAGCTTGTGGGGAAAAGCCACTGCCCTCGGGGCTGAGCGGGTGGCGGTGCTCCCCGACGCCGCTGCCTGGCTCGCCGAATACTTGCTCATCACGGGGTCGCCGGAGCCTGGCGGTGTGGTGACCGGAGTCATTGGGGGCTGTGGCGGAGCGGGTGCCAGCACCACAGCGGTGTGGCTTGCCCAGGCAGCCGCCGCCCACGGCATCAGCACCCTGCTGGTGGACGGCGACCCATGGGGCGGGGGTCTGGAATTGGCTGTGACGGACCACGATGTCCCGGGCCTGCGGTGGCCGGACTTCGCCGAAACCGTGGGCAGCATCGATCCCACACAGTTCCGCGATTCCCTTCCCGTGGTGGGAGGGTTTTCCTGCCTTTCCTGGCCTGGCACCCCCGAGGCTTTTGGGATTCCGGGGTCCCGTGCAGTGGAGGCCGTGATGGACGCCGCCCGGAGGGGCTTCGAACTCACGGTGGTGGACGTAGGGCGGGATTCGGAGTGCATCATGGGCTTCGCCTGGGGATGCGACACCATGCTGCTGCAGTGCCTGGCCTATCTCAAACCCGCGGTGGCAGCTGCCCGCGTCCTCTCGCTAATGCCGTATACGGACGCCGGCCTGCTCATCCGCGGAAATGCGTCAGCGTCAGTCGACCCGGTCATGATTGCTGAGTCCTTGGGAGTGCCCCTCAAAGGGGTGGTTCCGGAGGTGCGTGGGGTACCGGAGGGAATGGAAGCGGGCAGGCTGTTGGATTTCGGGCGCCGCAAACAGGTGCGACGTTTTGCCGACGCCGTCTTGAACCTGCCCCGGGATGGGGCGGCCCCCGAGACCGGTTTCGGGGTAAAAGGTGCCGGGCCGGAAGTGAAGGGCAGAGGACGGTGA
- a CDS encoding bifunctional 3'-5' exonuclease/DNA polymerase gives MYLLLAAHLDGAAIQRISPSGKPTADPRLVTRGELAGVVLELETQRPRWVWHRTQDWLPGLLANGVEVERCHDLALCAAILAHSELTAHTDYARNAVKIVQDDDSTPPRTLLSPPPPVDQGALFDDITPQVPRAGLAELREEFAAQQLAVSQAAEEKQRNLQLLLAAESAGAIIAAEMQHTGVPWREDLHEQILADVLGSRPQPGHRPPALEALCAELRTLLNSPSLNPDSPQDLMRALHRNGIEVKSTRQWELQEYKHPAMEPLLVYKKLSRLHTANGWAWLDAWVRDGRFHPEYVVGGVVSGRWASKGGGALQIPRNIRAAVHADPGHKLIVADASQLEPRVLVALAQDTRMAEAARDKDLYAGIAAQGFGGDRAKAKMALLGAIYGATTGESGRLMPQLTRTYPHAVGFVEQAARQGEAGRTVTTRLGRSSPPPSNAWRRSQQSTTAEEQRRADNLARSRGRFTRNFVVQGSAAEWAACWLAELRRRLRAARLEGSPSGELVFFLHDEVMVHAQDAAVDACVRIIEESAAAAKELMFGRIPVEFPVSLAVVDSYDKAK, from the coding sequence ATGTATTTGCTGCTCGCCGCCCACCTGGACGGCGCAGCCATACAGAGGATCTCACCTTCAGGTAAACCAACGGCAGACCCCCGGCTTGTCACGCGAGGCGAGCTGGCCGGCGTCGTCCTTGAGCTGGAAACCCAGCGTCCCAGATGGGTGTGGCACCGTACCCAGGACTGGTTGCCCGGACTATTGGCCAACGGCGTTGAGGTGGAGCGGTGCCACGATCTGGCCCTCTGCGCCGCCATCCTTGCGCATTCGGAACTCACCGCGCACACGGACTATGCCCGCAACGCGGTCAAGATCGTCCAGGACGACGACTCGACCCCGCCCCGCACACTTCTCTCTCCGCCGCCGCCTGTGGATCAGGGCGCCTTGTTCGATGACATCACGCCGCAGGTTCCCCGGGCAGGACTGGCGGAGCTCAGGGAAGAGTTCGCGGCCCAGCAGCTCGCGGTCTCACAAGCAGCAGAAGAGAAGCAGCGGAACCTTCAGCTGCTGCTCGCAGCAGAATCGGCCGGGGCAATCATTGCCGCGGAGATGCAGCACACCGGTGTTCCATGGCGTGAGGATCTCCATGAACAAATCCTGGCCGACGTGCTGGGGTCGCGGCCACAACCCGGTCACAGGCCGCCGGCGTTGGAAGCGCTCTGCGCCGAGCTCCGGACCCTGCTCAACTCCCCCAGCCTGAACCCGGACTCGCCGCAGGACCTCATGCGCGCCCTCCACCGCAACGGCATTGAGGTCAAAAGCACCCGCCAGTGGGAACTCCAGGAATACAAACACCCGGCCATGGAGCCGCTGCTGGTTTACAAGAAGCTGTCGCGGCTTCATACCGCCAACGGTTGGGCATGGCTGGACGCTTGGGTGCGGGACGGTAGATTCCACCCTGAGTACGTGGTGGGCGGGGTTGTCTCAGGCCGTTGGGCATCGAAAGGCGGCGGCGCGCTTCAGATTCCGCGCAATATCAGGGCCGCAGTGCATGCCGATCCCGGCCACAAATTGATTGTGGCCGATGCCTCACAGCTGGAGCCGCGGGTGCTGGTGGCTTTGGCGCAAGACACGCGGATGGCCGAGGCTGCCCGGGACAAGGACCTCTACGCGGGCATTGCTGCGCAGGGTTTCGGCGGGGACCGGGCCAAGGCAAAGATGGCCTTGTTGGGCGCCATCTACGGCGCCACCACTGGCGAGTCCGGTCGCCTTATGCCCCAGCTCACCCGCACCTATCCACACGCCGTGGGGTTCGTTGAGCAGGCCGCGCGCCAGGGCGAAGCCGGGAGGACCGTGACGACGCGTTTGGGACGCAGCAGCCCACCGCCGTCGAACGCCTGGAGACGGAGCCAGCAATCCACCACCGCGGAGGAACAGCGCCGGGCGGACAATCTTGCGCGGTCCCGCGGCCGCTTCACACGGAACTTTGTGGTTCAAGGCTCCGCGGCAGAGTGGGCGGCCTGCTGGCTGGCGGAATTACGACGGCGGTTGCGCGCCGCGCGCTTGGAAGGCTCACCTTCCGGGGAACTCGTCTTCTTCCTTCACGACGAGGTCATGGTCCATGCCCAAGATGCGGCGGTGGACGCGTGCGTCAGGATCATCGAGGAGTCCGCGGCCGCAGCCAAGGAATTGATGTTCGGCAGGATTCCAGTGGAGTTTCCTGTGAGCCTGGCCGTGGTGGATTCCTACGATAAGGCGAAGTAG
- a CDS encoding NUDIX hydrolase has product MTALEDLTALVERVEAGQQKHSELWDQLPVNAETNRAAAVLMLFGALDDVPAQSGRDIAPADLDVLLLERAHTLDDHPGQVAFPGGSVDPEDDSVIAAALREAVEETGLDASGVRVLGEMPELGLIRSNFRVTPVLAWWDSPSPVRVVDFAESAQVFRVPVRDLLDPANRVTATITRFGRTYTSPGFTVNGVLVWGFTGMVLSGLFDDLGWTVPWDPSKQQDIDL; this is encoded by the coding sequence GTGACGGCCCTAGAGGACCTGACGGCCTTGGTTGAACGGGTGGAAGCCGGCCAGCAGAAACACTCTGAATTGTGGGACCAGCTGCCCGTCAACGCGGAGACCAACCGGGCCGCGGCCGTCCTGATGCTCTTCGGCGCACTGGATGATGTTCCCGCCCAGTCCGGCCGGGACATTGCTCCTGCCGATCTTGATGTGCTGCTGCTGGAACGGGCCCACACCCTGGATGACCACCCCGGCCAGGTGGCGTTTCCCGGCGGCAGCGTGGACCCTGAAGACGACTCGGTCATAGCGGCTGCTTTGAGGGAAGCGGTGGAGGAAACCGGTCTGGATGCCAGCGGTGTCCGGGTTTTGGGCGAGATGCCCGAGCTTGGCCTGATCCGCAGTAATTTCCGGGTGACTCCCGTGCTGGCCTGGTGGGACTCGCCGTCACCGGTCCGCGTGGTGGACTTCGCGGAATCGGCGCAGGTATTCCGCGTTCCGGTCCGCGACCTCCTGGACCCCGCCAATCGCGTCACCGCCACCATCACCCGCTTCGGCCGTACCTACACCAGCCCAGGCTTTACTGTTAACGGTGTTCTGGTGTGGGGCTTCACCGGAATGGTGCTGAGCGGGCTCTTTGACGATCTCGGCTGGACTGTCCCCTGGGACCCCAGTAAGCAGCAGGACATCGACCTCTGA
- the nth gene encoding endonuclease III yields the protein MAATGAGSLLALKRRARKINRVLADKYPYAHAELDFRNPFELVVATVLSAQTTDVMVNQVTKILFARYPDARALAEADQFELETILQPTGFFRAKARNVLALSNRLVDEYNGEVPGRLEDLVTLPGVGRKTANVVLGNAFGVPGITVDTHFGRLARRFNWTDSEDPVKIEFDVAELFEPRDWTMLSHRVVFHGRRICHARKPACGACPVASLCPSYGDGETDPVKAAKLLKYELAPGNEALLEKLLAETDRAAEIRMESQRRPQ from the coding sequence GTGGCCGCCACCGGAGCAGGCTCCCTGCTTGCACTCAAACGCAGGGCCCGCAAGATCAACAGGGTCCTGGCAGACAAGTACCCTTACGCGCACGCGGAACTCGATTTCCGTAACCCGTTTGAGCTTGTGGTGGCCACGGTGCTCTCTGCCCAGACCACGGATGTGATGGTCAACCAGGTCACCAAAATTCTCTTTGCACGGTATCCGGATGCCCGGGCCCTTGCGGAAGCTGACCAGTTTGAACTGGAGACCATTCTTCAACCCACGGGTTTCTTCAGGGCAAAAGCGCGCAATGTCCTGGCTCTCAGCAACCGTCTGGTCGATGAGTACAACGGCGAGGTTCCCGGCCGGTTGGAAGACCTGGTGACCTTGCCCGGCGTCGGCCGTAAAACGGCCAACGTGGTTCTGGGAAATGCCTTCGGCGTTCCCGGCATTACTGTTGACACGCACTTCGGACGGTTGGCGCGGCGGTTCAATTGGACCGATTCCGAGGACCCCGTGAAGATCGAGTTCGATGTGGCAGAGCTCTTCGAACCCAGGGATTGGACCATGCTGTCCCACCGTGTGGTGTTCCATGGCCGGCGGATCTGCCATGCCAGGAAGCCCGCGTGCGGTGCATGCCCGGTGGCAAGCCTCTGCCCAAGTTACGGCGATGGGGAGACTGATCCCGTCAAGGCCGCCAAGCTTTTGAAGTACGAGCTCGCGCCGGGGAATGAAGCCTTGCTGGAGAAACTGTTGGCGGAGACGGACAGGGCGGCTGAGATCCGCATGGAATCGCAAAGGAGGCCTCAGTGA
- the acs gene encoding acetate--CoA ligase yields MSQDTTGSTHVEALENLLHENRKFAPSAEFAANAVATADAYQEAEADRPAFWAKQARELLTWDKDFTEALDWSNPPFAKWFVGGEVNAAYNALDRHVENGLGDRVAIYFEGEPGDTRTYTYAELTEEVKKAANAFEALGVAKGDRVAVYLPMIPEAVITLLACARIGAVHSVVFGGFSADALRSRIEDAEAKLVVTADGTYRRGKPSALKPAVDEALSKEGHTVQNVVVVKRNGEDVNWVEGRDLWWSDTVDKAATEHTAVGHDSEHPLFILYTSGTTGKPKGILHTTGGYLTQGAYTHKAVFDLHPETDVYWCTADVGWVTGHSYVTYAPLINGATQVMYEGTPDSPHQGRWWEIVEKYKVSILYTAPTAIRTFMKWGREIPDKYDLSSIRVLGSVGESINPEAWMWYRNVIGGNAGKNGERKENPAPIVDTWWQTETGAQMIAPLPGVTATKPGSAQVPLPGIAVDVVDENGASVANGEGGYLVVREPWPSMLRGIWGDPERFKDTYWSRFEAMYFAGDGAKKDEDGDVWLLGRVDDVMNVSGHRLSTTEIESALVSHPSVAEAAVVGAADDTTGQAVVAFVILRGDAVDKGDETVLELRNHVGKEIGPIAKPKQLLIVPELPKTRSGKIVRRLLKDIAEGRDTGDATTLADPGIMAQIAESLRK; encoded by the coding sequence ATGTCCCAGGACACCACCGGATCCACACACGTCGAGGCCCTCGAAAACCTCCTCCACGAGAACCGCAAGTTTGCACCGTCTGCGGAGTTTGCCGCGAATGCGGTGGCAACAGCGGACGCCTACCAAGAGGCCGAGGCTGACCGCCCCGCGTTTTGGGCCAAACAGGCCCGCGAGCTGCTGACGTGGGACAAAGACTTCACCGAAGCCCTTGATTGGTCCAACCCGCCGTTCGCCAAGTGGTTTGTGGGCGGAGAAGTCAACGCCGCGTACAACGCCCTGGACCGCCATGTGGAAAACGGCTTGGGAGATCGAGTCGCCATTTACTTTGAAGGCGAACCTGGCGATACCCGCACGTATACCTATGCCGAACTCACCGAAGAGGTCAAGAAGGCAGCGAACGCGTTTGAGGCACTCGGCGTTGCCAAGGGCGACCGGGTGGCCGTGTACCTGCCCATGATCCCTGAAGCCGTGATTACGCTCCTTGCCTGCGCCCGGATCGGCGCAGTGCACTCCGTGGTGTTCGGCGGCTTCTCTGCGGACGCCCTGCGTTCCCGGATCGAGGACGCCGAAGCCAAGCTGGTGGTCACCGCCGATGGCACGTACCGCCGTGGCAAGCCCAGTGCATTGAAGCCGGCCGTGGACGAAGCCCTGTCCAAAGAGGGCCACACGGTCCAGAACGTAGTGGTGGTCAAGCGCAACGGCGAGGACGTCAACTGGGTGGAGGGCCGCGACCTCTGGTGGTCCGACACGGTGGACAAAGCCGCAACCGAGCACACCGCCGTCGGGCATGACTCCGAACACCCGCTGTTCATCCTCTACACCTCCGGCACCACCGGCAAGCCCAAGGGCATCCTGCACACCACCGGCGGCTACCTCACCCAGGGCGCCTACACGCACAAGGCCGTGTTCGATCTCCACCCCGAAACGGACGTGTACTGGTGCACCGCCGACGTCGGATGGGTCACCGGCCACTCGTATGTCACCTACGCGCCGCTCATCAACGGCGCCACCCAGGTCATGTACGAAGGCACCCCCGACTCCCCGCACCAGGGCCGCTGGTGGGAAATCGTGGAGAAATACAAGGTGTCCATCCTCTACACCGCACCTACCGCGATTCGGACGTTCATGAAGTGGGGCCGGGAGATCCCGGACAAGTACGATCTCTCCTCCATCCGCGTCCTGGGGTCCGTGGGCGAATCCATCAACCCCGAAGCGTGGATGTGGTACCGCAACGTGATCGGCGGCAACGCCGGCAAGAACGGTGAGCGCAAAGAGAACCCGGCCCCGATCGTGGACACCTGGTGGCAGACCGAAACCGGTGCTCAGATGATCGCGCCGCTGCCCGGCGTCACGGCCACCAAACCCGGCTCTGCGCAGGTCCCGCTGCCCGGTATCGCCGTGGACGTGGTGGACGAAAACGGCGCATCGGTGGCCAATGGCGAAGGCGGCTACCTCGTGGTCCGCGAACCGTGGCCCTCCATGCTCCGTGGCATCTGGGGCGACCCGGAGCGGTTCAAGGACACCTACTGGTCCCGTTTCGAGGCCATGTACTTCGCCGGCGATGGCGCCAAGAAGGACGAAGACGGCGATGTGTGGCTCCTGGGCCGCGTGGATGACGTCATGAACGTTTCCGGGCACCGGCTCTCCACCACGGAGATCGAGTCCGCGCTGGTCAGCCACCCGTCCGTTGCCGAAGCCGCAGTGGTAGGCGCCGCTGACGACACCACCGGCCAGGCCGTCGTCGCGTTCGTCATCCTTCGTGGTGACGCCGTGGACAAGGGCGATGAAACCGTGCTGGAGCTGCGCAACCACGTGGGCAAGGAAATCGGACCCATCGCCAAGCCCAAGCAACTGCTGATCGTTCCGGAACTTCCCAAAACCCGTTCCGGCAAAATCGTCCGACGCCTCCTGAAGGACATCGCAGAAGGCCGCGACACCGGCGACGCCACCACCCTGGCGGACCCCGGCATCATGGCCCAGATCGCGGAGTCGCTCCGCAAGTAA
- a CDS encoding DeoR/GlpR family DNA-binding transcription regulator has product MLQAARHSAILEAVQRERVVRVTDLALLLGVSPMTVRRDIEALEETGRVERIHGGAKLPGDAGTHEPGFELKSTQLMAEKQAIAVEAASMVQEDMAIGLGAGTTTWALAKELVNGPRITVVTNSVRIADLFHHGASSGPGRFGSTVILIGGERTPSDALVGPIATASLKQLHLDALFLGVHGMDARAGFTTPNLLEAETDRAFMASSRSTVILADHSKWGVMGIASIAPLEEADELITDSLLGEDARRVLAENVAKLRIAAP; this is encoded by the coding sequence ATGCTTCAGGCAGCACGCCACTCCGCCATCCTCGAGGCCGTTCAGCGCGAACGCGTTGTCCGGGTCACGGACCTTGCCCTCCTGTTGGGGGTCTCCCCCATGACGGTGCGCCGTGACATCGAGGCGCTCGAGGAAACCGGCCGCGTGGAGCGCATCCACGGTGGAGCCAAACTGCCGGGCGACGCGGGCACCCACGAGCCTGGATTCGAACTCAAATCCACCCAGTTGATGGCTGAAAAGCAGGCAATCGCGGTGGAAGCGGCCTCCATGGTCCAAGAGGACATGGCCATCGGGTTGGGCGCCGGAACCACCACCTGGGCGCTGGCCAAGGAACTGGTGAACGGGCCGCGCATCACGGTGGTCACCAATTCCGTGCGCATCGCCGATCTCTTCCACCACGGTGCATCATCCGGTCCCGGTCGATTCGGCTCCACCGTGATTCTCATTGGCGGCGAGCGCACTCCCTCTGATGCGTTGGTGGGCCCCATTGCCACGGCGTCACTGAAGCAACTCCACTTGGATGCCCTGTTCCTTGGCGTGCATGGGATGGACGCCCGGGCCGGGTTTACCACCCCCAACCTGCTGGAAGCCGAGACCGACCGTGCTTTCATGGCGTCCTCCAGGAGCACCGTGATCCTTGCGGACCACAGCAAGTGGGGTGTCATGGGCATCGCCTCCATAGCTCCACTGGAAGAAGCTGACGAGCTCATCACGGACTCGCTCCTGGGCGAGGACGCCCGGCGGGTACTGGCCGAGAACGTGGCCAAGCTGCGGATCGCGGCCCCGTAA